The Propionispora vibrioides genomic sequence ATATTTTCCTGTGGAATAACATACTGATTTTTGACCGGAAAGCGGGTTAAGCCGCCCTTTTCCAAAAGCATCAAGTGCTGATCAATCAGATGAGTATCCTCCAGTTCTCTTATAAAGTAATTCGTATAAAACCATTGCCGTAACGGTTTTGGAGTTTTTATCGATCCCCAGCGATGCGGTATGCCGCTTAACCAAAGAAAAAAAGCATGCTCGCCATGACCGACAAAATCAATAGCTAATTGGTAATGGTTCTGTTGGACCGTACGGTACAAATCTGAACTCATTTTCCATAGCTGGGAGATGCGCTTTGAAGCAAGATCTCTCTTTTTTATAATTAGAACCTGATCAAGCCCGGGAAAACCTTTTAGTACCTCGGCATAATTGTCCTTGACTAAAAAGCTGATTTTGCTGTTAGGGAAATTAGCCTTAAGCATATAAAAAGCAGGAAGAGTAAAAATAATGTCCCCAATAGCACCACGCCTGATCATCAAGATATTTTGTATACTGTCTTTCACAATAACAATCTCCTTAATTTCAACATT encodes the following:
- a CDS encoding glycosyltransferase family 9 protein — encoded protein: MKDSIQNILMIRRGAIGDIIFTLPAFYMLKANFPNSKISFLVKDNYAEVLKGFPGLDQVLIIKKRDLASKRISQLWKMSSDLYRTVQQNHYQLAIDFVGHGEHAFFLWLSGIPHRWGSIKTPKPLRQWFYTNYFIRELEDTHLIDQHLMLLEKGGLTRFPVKNQYVIPQENMNKATRLFQQWGLSVQKPTLFIQPFTGNGVAGKIWPLECYEALADYWNERGMQIIFGGGPAEREKLSNVAGRYPVAAGEADFVTSVGLASLASVVVGGDTGLMHAALAAGKRTVMLVGPTNYKRIGPYQHPEWAVRPQSGNLIQDIRVEQVLEATNIAFNDLGI